A stretch of the Streptomyces ortus genome encodes the following:
- the atpA gene encoding F0F1 ATP synthase subunit alpha — protein sequence MAELTIRPEEIRDALENFVQSYKPDAASREEVGTVTLAGDGIAKVEGLPSAMANELLKFENGTLGLALNLEEREIGAVVLGEFSGIEEGQPVTRTGEVLSVAVGEGYLGRVVDPLGAPIDGLGEIETSGRRALELQAPGVMARKSVHEPMETGYKAVDAMTPIGRGQRQLIIGDRQTGKTALAVDTIINQRDNWRTGDPKKQVRCVYVAIGQKGSTIASVRGALEEAGALEYTTIVAAPASDPAGFKYLAPYTGSAIGQQWMYEGKHVLIIFDDLSKQADAYRAVSLLLRRPPGREAYPGDVFYLHSRLLERCAKLSDELGAGSMTGLPIVETKANDVSAFIPTNVISITDGQCFLESDLFNAGQRPALNVGISVSRVGGSAQHKAMKQVSGRLRVDLAQFRELEAFAAFGSDLDAASKSQLDRGQRMVELLKQAQYQPMATEDQVVSVWAGTTGKMDEVPVNDIRRFEKELLEYLHRKEQGLMTSIKEGGKMSDDTLQAIADAIADFKKQFETSDGKLLGEDTPAAAGK from the coding sequence ATGGCGGAGCTCACGATCCGGCCGGAGGAGATCCGGGATGCGCTGGAGAACTTTGTCCAGTCGTACAAGCCGGACGCGGCCTCGCGCGAGGAGGTCGGTACGGTCACCCTTGCCGGCGACGGCATCGCGAAGGTCGAGGGCCTGCCCTCGGCCATGGCCAACGAACTGCTGAAGTTCGAGAACGGCACCCTCGGTCTCGCGCTGAACCTGGAAGAGCGCGAGATCGGTGCGGTCGTCCTCGGTGAGTTCAGCGGCATCGAGGAAGGACAGCCGGTCACGCGTACCGGCGAGGTCCTGTCCGTGGCCGTCGGCGAGGGCTACCTCGGCCGCGTTGTCGACCCGCTCGGCGCCCCGATCGACGGTCTCGGCGAGATCGAGACGTCCGGACGCCGCGCGCTCGAACTGCAGGCACCGGGCGTCATGGCCCGTAAGTCGGTCCACGAGCCGATGGAGACCGGCTACAAGGCCGTCGACGCGATGACCCCGATCGGCCGTGGCCAGCGTCAGCTGATCATCGGCGACCGTCAGACCGGCAAGACCGCGCTGGCCGTCGACACGATCATCAACCAGCGTGACAACTGGCGCACCGGCGACCCGAAGAAGCAGGTCCGCTGCGTCTACGTCGCCATCGGCCAGAAGGGCTCGACCATCGCCTCCGTGCGTGGCGCCCTCGAAGAGGCCGGCGCGCTGGAGTACACGACCATCGTCGCCGCCCCGGCGTCCGACCCGGCCGGCTTCAAGTACCTGGCGCCGTACACCGGCTCGGCCATCGGCCAGCAGTGGATGTACGAGGGCAAGCACGTCCTCATCATCTTCGACGACCTCTCGAAGCAGGCCGACGCCTACCGCGCCGTGTCCCTGCTGCTCCGCCGTCCGCCGGGGCGCGAGGCCTACCCCGGTGACGTCTTCTACCTGCACTCCCGTCTCCTCGAGCGTTGCGCGAAGCTCTCGGACGAGCTGGGCGCGGGCTCGATGACCGGTCTGCCGATCGTCGAGACGAAGGCCAACGACGTGTCGGCGTTCATCCCGACCAACGTCATCTCCATCACCGACGGCCAGTGCTTCCTGGAGTCGGACCTCTTCAACGCCGGTCAGCGCCCCGCGCTGAACGTCGGTATCTCCGTCTCCCGAGTCGGTGGTTCCGCCCAGCACAAGGCGATGAAGCAGGTCTCCGGCCGACTGCGCGTGGACCTCGCCCAGTTCCGTGAGCTGGAGGCGTTCGCCGCCTTCGGTTCCGACCTGGACGCCGCGTCGAAGTCGCAGCTGGACCGCGGTCAGCGGATGGTCGAGCTGCTCAAGCAGGCTCAGTACCAGCCGATGGCCACCGAGGACCAGGTCGTCTCCGTGTGGGCAGGCACCACCGGCAAGATGGACGAGGTTCCGGTCAACGACATCCGCCGCTTCGAGAAGGAGCTGCTCGAGTACCTGCACCGCAAGGAGCAGGGCCTCATGACCTCCATCAAGGAGGGCGGCAAGATGTCGGACGACACCCTGCAGGCCATCGCCGACGCGATCGCGGACTTCAAGAAGCAGTTCGAGACGTCGGACGGCAAGCTGCTCGGCGAGGACACCCCTGCCGCTGCGGGCAAGTGA
- a CDS encoding F0F1 ATP synthase subunit gamma, with the protein MGAQLRVYKRRIKSVTATKKITKAMEMIAASRVVKAQRKVRASTPYATELTRAVTAVGTGSNTQHPLTTEAETATRSAVLLLTSDRGLAGAFNSNAIKAAEQLTARLVAEGKEVDTYIVGRRGLAHYNFRERKVSESWAGFTDEPSYADAKNVAVPLIEAIEKETAEGGVDEIHIVYTEFVSMMTQTAVDSRLLPLSLDEVVEESSSKDEILPLYDFEPSAEDVLDALLPRYVESRIYNALLQSAASKHAATRRAMKSATDNAGDLITSLSRLANAARQAEITQEISEIVGGTAALADATAGSDR; encoded by the coding sequence ATGGGAGCCCAGCTCCGGGTCTACAAGCGTCGCATCAAATCCGTCACCGCGACCAAGAAGATCACCAAGGCGATGGAGATGATCGCCGCCTCGCGTGTCGTCAAGGCGCAGCGCAAGGTACGGGCCTCCACGCCGTACGCGACCGAGCTCACCCGCGCGGTCACGGCCGTCGGGACCGGTTCGAACACCCAGCACCCGCTGACCACGGAGGCTGAGACGGCGACCCGTTCCGCGGTGCTGCTCCTCACGAGCGACCGCGGACTGGCCGGCGCCTTCAACTCCAACGCCATCAAGGCGGCGGAGCAGCTGACCGCCCGTCTGGTGGCCGAGGGCAAGGAGGTCGACACGTACATCGTCGGCCGCCGCGGTCTCGCCCACTACAACTTCCGTGAGCGCAAGGTCTCGGAATCGTGGGCGGGCTTCACCGACGAGCCCTCGTACGCGGACGCGAAGAACGTCGCCGTTCCGCTGATCGAGGCCATCGAGAAGGAGACGGCGGAGGGCGGCGTGGACGAGATCCACATCGTCTACACCGAGTTCGTCTCGATGATGACGCAGACGGCGGTCGACAGCCGCCTGCTGCCGCTCAGCCTCGACGAGGTCGTGGAGGAGTCGTCCAGCAAGGACGAGATCCTTCCGCTCTACGACTTCGAGCCGTCGGCGGAGGACGTCCTGGACGCCCTTCTGCCGCGGTACGTCGAGAGCCGTATCTACAACGCGCTGCTCCAGTCGGCTGCCTCCAAGCACGCCGCCACCCGCCGCGCGATGAAGTCGGCGACCGACAACGCGGGAGACCTGATCACTTCACTCTCCCGACTTGCCAACGCGGCCCGCCAGGCCGAAATCACCCAGGAAATCAGCGAGATCGTCGGTGGCACCGCAGCGCTGGCCGACGCGACCGCGGGGAGTGACAGGTAA
- the atpD gene encoding F0F1 ATP synthase subunit beta: protein MTTTVETAVATGRVARVIGPVVDVEFPVDAMPEIYNALHVEVADPANAGEKKTLTLEVAQHLGDGLVRTISMQPTDGLVRQAVVTDTGTGISVPVGDFTKGKVFNTLGEVLNSDEAYEGDRWTIHRKAPAFDQLESKTEMFETGLKVVDLLTPYVKGGKIGLFGGAGVGKTVLIQEMIMRVANLHEGVSVFAGVGERTREGNDLIAEMEESGVLDKTALVFGQMDEPPGTRLRVALAGLTMAEYFRDVQKQDVLFFIDNIFRFTQAGSEVSTLLGRMPSAVGYQPNLADEMGQLQERITSTRGHSITSMQAIYVPADDLTDPAPATTFAHLDATTVLSRPISEKGIYPAVDPLDSTSRILDPRYIAQEHYDAAMRVKTVLQKYKDLQDIIAILGIDELGEEDKLVVHRARRVERFLSQNTHAAKQFTGVDGSDVPLEESIAAFNSIIDGEYDHFPEQAFFMCGGIEDLKANAKELGVS from the coding sequence ATGACGACGACAGTTGAGACGGCCGTTGCCACGGGCCGCGTCGCCCGGGTCATCGGCCCGGTCGTCGACGTGGAATTCCCCGTCGACGCCATGCCGGAGATCTACAACGCCCTTCACGTCGAGGTGGCCGACCCGGCCAACGCCGGCGAGAAGAAGACGCTGACCCTTGAGGTCGCCCAGCACCTGGGTGACGGTCTGGTCCGCACCATCTCCATGCAGCCCACCGACGGTCTGGTCCGCCAGGCCGTGGTGACCGACACGGGCACGGGCATCTCCGTCCCGGTCGGTGACTTCACCAAGGGCAAGGTGTTCAACACCCTCGGCGAGGTTCTGAACTCCGACGAGGCCTACGAGGGCGACCGGTGGACCATCCACCGCAAGGCCCCCGCGTTCGACCAGCTCGAGTCGAAGACCGAGATGTTCGAGACGGGCCTGAAGGTCGTCGACCTGCTGACCCCGTACGTCAAGGGCGGCAAGATCGGTCTGTTCGGTGGTGCCGGTGTCGGCAAGACCGTGCTGATCCAGGAAATGATCATGCGTGTCGCCAACCTCCACGAGGGCGTCTCCGTCTTCGCGGGCGTCGGTGAGCGCACCCGTGAGGGCAACGACCTCATCGCGGAGATGGAAGAGAGCGGTGTTCTCGACAAGACCGCTCTCGTCTTCGGCCAGATGGACGAGCCCCCGGGCACCCGTCTGCGCGTGGCCCTGGCCGGTCTGACCATGGCGGAGTACTTCCGCGATGTGCAGAAGCAGGACGTGCTGTTCTTCATCGACAACATCTTCCGCTTCACGCAGGCCGGTTCCGAGGTCTCCACCCTGCTCGGCCGTATGCCGTCCGCGGTCGGTTACCAGCCGAACCTGGCCGACGAGATGGGCCAGCTGCAGGAGCGCATCACCTCGACGCGTGGTCACTCGATCACGTCGATGCAGGCGATCTACGTTCCCGCGGACGACCTGACCGACCCGGCCCCGGCCACCACGTTCGCCCACCTCGACGCGACGACGGTGCTCTCCCGTCCGATCTCCGAGAAGGGCATCTACCCGGCCGTGGACCCGCTGGACTCCACGTCCCGCATCCTGGACCCGCGCTACATCGCGCAGGAGCACTACGACGCCGCCATGCGCGTCAAGACGGTCCTGCAGAAGTACAAGGACCTCCAGGACATCATCGCGATCCTCGGTATCGACGAACTGGGCGAGGAGGACAAGCTCGTCGTCCACCGTGCCCGTCGTGTGGAGCGCTTCCTGTCCCAGAACACCCACGCCGCCAAGCAGTTCACCGGTGTGGACGGGTCGGACGTTCCGCTGGAGGAGTCCATCGCGGCGTTCAACTCGATCATCGACGGGGAGTACGACCACTTCCCGGAGCAGGCGTTCTTCATGTGCGGTGGCATCGAGGACCTGAAGGCCAACGCCAAGGAACTCGGCGTCTCCTGA
- a CDS encoding F0F1 ATP synthase subunit epsilon, giving the protein MAAELHVELVAADRSVWSGEATLVVARTTSGDIGVMPGHQPLLGVLESGPVTIRTSDGGTVVAAVHGGFISFADNKLSLLAEIAELSDEIDVQRAERAFERAKSDADASAERRADVRLRAVSAH; this is encoded by the coding sequence TTGGCTGCTGAGCTGCATGTCGAGCTCGTCGCCGCGGACCGCAGTGTCTGGTCCGGCGAGGCCACCCTGGTCGTCGCGCGTACCACGTCCGGCGACATCGGCGTCATGCCCGGTCACCAGCCGCTGCTCGGTGTGCTGGAGTCGGGCCCGGTGACCATCCGTACGAGTGATGGTGGAACGGTCGTCGCCGCGGTGCACGGCGGTTTCATCTCTTTCGCGGACAACAAGCTGTCGCTGCTGGCCGAGATCGCCGAGTTGTCGGACGAGATCGACGTCCAGCGTGCGGAGCGGGCGTTCGAGCGCGCGAAGTCGGACGCCGACGCGTCCGCAGAGCGCCGCGCGGACGTCCGACTGCGGGCGGTGTCTGCGCACTGA
- a CDS encoding DUF2550 domain-containing protein: protein MVLALTVVGSAVLLVALGLFVFGLRRRVIQRSGGTFDCSLRWDVPEKTDTSGKGWGYGIARYSGDRIEWFRVFSYALRPRRVLERSAIEVAGRRAPEGEEELALLSDAIILTCVHRGTRLELAMSEDALTGFLAWLEAAPPGQRVNVA from the coding sequence ATGGTCCTCGCTCTGACTGTGGTCGGGTCGGCAGTGCTACTGGTGGCCCTCGGACTCTTCGTCTTCGGCCTGCGTCGCAGAGTGATCCAGCGCTCGGGCGGCACCTTCGACTGCAGCCTGCGTTGGGACGTCCCGGAGAAGACCGACACCAGCGGCAAGGGCTGGGGCTACGGCATCGCCCGCTACAGCGGCGACCGCATCGAGTGGTTCCGTGTCTTCTCGTACGCGCTGAGGCCGCGCCGCGTTCTCGAACGTTCGGCGATCGAGGTGGCCGGCCGGCGGGCGCCGGAGGGCGAGGAGGAGCTGGCGCTGCTCTCCGACGCGATCATCCTCACCTGTGTCCATCGCGGTACGCGTCTGGAGCTCGCCATGAGCGAGGACGCGTTGACCGGGTTCCTCGCGTGGCTGGAAGCGGCGCCGCCCGGGCAGCGAGTGAATGTGGCGTAA
- a CDS encoding glycoside hydrolase family 18 chitinase — protein sequence MRLRRRLGHRAIAGFTTLLLPFAALVGLASPASAATSATATYAKTQDWGSGFEGKWTVKNTGTTAISSWTVEWDFPSGTSVTSAWDADVTSSGTHWTAKNKSWNGTLAAGASVSFGFNGSGTGSPSNCKLNGGSCDGGPSVPGDNAPSAPGKPTASDITNTSVKLAWSAATDDKGIKNYDVLRDGAKVATVTGTSYTNTGLTAGTDYSYTVQARDTADQTGPVSGATAVRTTGGTTEPPTGDKVKLGYFTEWGVYGRNYHVKNLVSSGSASKITHINYAFGNVKGGKCTLDDSYAATDKAYTADQSVSGTADTWDQPLRGNFNQLRQLKAKYPHIKVLWSFGGWTYSGGFGEAAANPAAFAASCKALVEDPRWADVFDGIDIDWEYPNACGLSCDTSGFSSFKTLSQALRTEFGSNYLVTAAITADGSSGGKIDAADYGGASASLDWYNVMTYDYFGAFNAQGPTAPHSPLTSYSGIPTAGFNSADAIAKLKSKGVPAKKLLLGIGFYGRGWTGVTQAAPGGTATGAAPGTYEAGIEDYKILKNSCPATGTIAGTAYAYCGNNWWSYDTPATIGSKMTWAKNQGLGGAFFWEFSGDTTNGELVTAINNGLN from the coding sequence ATGCGCCTCAGACGCAGACTCGGACACAGAGCCATAGCGGGGTTCACCACCCTGCTGCTGCCGTTCGCCGCCCTGGTCGGGCTCGCCAGCCCCGCCTCCGCCGCCACGTCGGCGACCGCCACCTACGCCAAGACCCAGGACTGGGGCAGCGGCTTCGAGGGCAAGTGGACCGTCAAGAACACCGGCACCACGGCCATCAGCTCCTGGACCGTCGAGTGGGACTTCCCCTCGGGCACCTCGGTCACCTCCGCCTGGGACGCCGACGTCACCAGCTCCGGCACCCACTGGACCGCCAAGAACAAGTCCTGGAACGGCACCCTCGCCGCGGGCGCCTCCGTCTCCTTCGGCTTCAACGGCTCGGGCACCGGCTCCCCCAGCAACTGCAAGCTCAACGGCGGCAGTTGTGACGGCGGCCCCTCGGTCCCCGGCGACAACGCGCCCTCCGCCCCGGGCAAGCCGACCGCCTCCGACATCACCAACACCTCGGTGAAGCTCGCCTGGAGCGCGGCCACCGACGACAAGGGCATCAAGAACTACGACGTCCTGCGCGACGGCGCCAAGGTCGCCACGGTGACCGGGACCTCGTACACGAACACCGGTCTGACCGCCGGCACCGACTACTCGTACACCGTGCAGGCGCGTGACACCGCCGACCAGACCGGACCGGTCAGCGGCGCGACCGCCGTGCGCACCACCGGCGGCACCACCGAGCCGCCCACCGGCGACAAGGTCAAGCTCGGCTACTTCACCGAGTGGGGCGTCTACGGGCGCAACTACCACGTGAAGAACCTGGTCAGCTCCGGCTCCGCGTCGAAGATCACGCACATCAACTACGCGTTCGGCAACGTCAAGGGCGGCAAGTGCACCCTCGACGACTCCTACGCGGCCACCGACAAGGCGTACACCGCCGACCAGTCCGTCAGCGGCACCGCCGACACCTGGGACCAGCCCCTGCGCGGCAACTTCAACCAGCTGCGCCAGCTGAAGGCCAAGTACCCGCACATCAAGGTGCTGTGGTCGTTCGGCGGCTGGACCTACTCGGGCGGCTTCGGTGAGGCCGCCGCCAACCCGGCCGCCTTCGCCGCCTCCTGCAAGGCCCTCGTGGAGGACCCGCGCTGGGCAGACGTCTTCGACGGCATCGACATCGACTGGGAGTACCCGAACGCCTGCGGCCTGAGCTGCGACACGTCCGGCTTCAGCTCCTTCAAGACCCTCAGCCAGGCGCTGCGCACCGAGTTCGGCTCCAACTACCTGGTCACCGCCGCCATCACGGCGGACGGCTCCTCCGGCGGCAAGATCGACGCGGCCGACTACGGCGGCGCCAGCGCGAGCCTCGACTGGTACAACGTGATGACGTACGACTACTTCGGCGCCTTCAACGCGCAGGGCCCGACCGCCCCGCACTCGCCGCTGACCTCGTACAGCGGCATCCCGACGGCCGGCTTCAACTCGGCCGACGCGATCGCCAAGCTCAAGAGCAAGGGCGTACCCGCCAAGAAGCTGCTGCTCGGCATCGGCTTCTACGGGCGCGGCTGGACCGGCGTCACCCAGGCCGCTCCCGGCGGCACGGCGACCGGCGCGGCACCCGGCACGTACGAGGCGGGCATCGAGGACTACAAGATCCTCAAGAACTCCTGCCCCGCCACCGGCACGATCGCCGGTACGGCCTACGCCTACTGCGGCAACAACTGGTGGAGCTACGACACCCCGGCCACCATCGGCTCCAAGATGACCTGGGCCAAGAACCAGGGCCTGGGCGGCGCGTTCTTCTGGGAGTTCAGCGGCGACACGACCAACGGCGAACTGGTGACGGCCATCAACAACGGCCTGAACTAG
- a CDS encoding cob(I)yrinic acid a,c-diamide adenosyltransferase, whose amino-acid sequence MVNLTRIYTRTGDQGTTALGDMSRTAKTDPRISAYADANEANAALGTAIALGNLDEEIVKVLSRVQNDLFDVGADLSTPVVENPEFPPLRVEQFYIDKLEADCDRFNDRLEKLRSFILPGGTPGAALLHQACTVVRRAERSTWTAMESHAGSMNPLTATYLNRLSDLLFILARTANKKVGDVLWVPGGDRA is encoded by the coding sequence ATGGTCAATCTGACGCGCATCTACACCAGGACCGGCGACCAGGGCACCACCGCCCTCGGCGACATGAGCCGCACCGCCAAGACGGATCCGCGGATCTCGGCGTACGCGGACGCCAACGAGGCGAACGCGGCGCTCGGCACGGCGATCGCGCTCGGCAACCTCGACGAGGAGATCGTGAAGGTCCTCTCCCGCGTCCAGAACGACCTGTTCGACGTGGGGGCGGACCTGTCGACGCCGGTCGTGGAGAACCCCGAGTTCCCGCCGCTGCGCGTCGAGCAGTTCTACATCGACAAGCTGGAGGCGGACTGCGACCGCTTCAACGACCGGCTGGAGAAGCTGCGCTCCTTCATCCTGCCCGGCGGCACGCCCGGCGCGGCCCTCCTGCACCAGGCGTGCACGGTGGTCCGCCGGGCGGAGCGCTCGACCTGGACGGCCATGGAGTCCCACGCGGGGTCCATGAACCCCCTCACGGCCACCTACCTCAACCGCCTCTCGGACCTGCTCTTCATCCTGGCCAGAACGGCGAACAAGAAGGTGGGCGACGTCCTCTGGGTCCCGGGCGGCGACCGGGCCTAG
- a CDS encoding ABC transporter permease, with protein MLFQDTALIFGRYLRQTLRSRFAMLFGVLMPLLYLLFFGPLLTDLPLGGSGSSWQVLVPGLLLQLGLFGASFAGFMIIIEKNLGVVERMRVTPVSRLALLLGRVLRDTAVFVLQAVLLVLAAVAMGLRAPVAGILIGFAFVALLTLSLASLSYALAMRVSSPHTFGPTVNALAMPSMLLSGLMLPMSLAPGWLDALSHVMPLRYLVDAMRDAYVGSYATASMAYGVLVAAGFAGLAVTVGTRVFRTAGA; from the coding sequence ATGCTCTTCCAGGACACCGCGCTGATCTTCGGGCGCTATCTCCGCCAGACCCTGCGCTCCAGATTCGCGATGCTCTTCGGCGTACTGATGCCGCTGCTGTACCTGCTCTTCTTCGGCCCCCTGCTCACCGATCTGCCACTGGGCGGCAGCGGGAGCTCCTGGCAGGTCCTGGTACCGGGACTGCTGCTCCAACTCGGCCTGTTCGGGGCCTCGTTCGCCGGGTTCATGATCATCATCGAGAAGAACCTCGGGGTCGTGGAGCGGATGCGCGTCACCCCGGTCAGCCGGCTCGCGCTCCTGCTCGGCCGGGTGCTGCGCGACACGGCCGTCTTCGTGCTCCAGGCGGTCCTGCTGGTCCTGGCCGCCGTGGCGATGGGCCTGCGCGCACCCGTGGCGGGCATCCTGATCGGCTTCGCCTTCGTCGCACTCCTGACGCTCTCGCTCGCCTCGCTCTCCTACGCGCTGGCCATGCGCGTCAGCTCGCCCCACACGTTCGGCCCGACGGTCAACGCCCTGGCCATGCCCTCCATGCTCCTGTCCGGCCTGATGCTGCCGATGTCGCTGGCCCCGGGCTGGCTGGACGCCCTCTCGCACGTCATGCCGCTGCGCTATCTGGTGGACGCGATGCGGGACGCGTACGTCGGCTCGTACGCCACCGCCTCCATGGCGTACGGGGTCCTCGTGGCCGCCGGCTTCGCGGGACTCGCCGTGACAGTGGGCACACGCGTGTTCCGGACGGCCGGGGCGTAA
- a CDS encoding ABC transporter ATP-binding protein → MPIISTAGLARTFQTKSGPVEAVRGIDLTVAPGEILGLLGPNGAGKTTTLRMLTTLLAPTGGAATVAGHDLAGDPAGVRRVCGYVAQSGGVDPQVSVREELVTQGRLYRLTKPQAVERAGELALDLGLSGLLDRKTSALSGGQRRRLDLALGLVHRPEVLFLDEPTTGLDPASRADLWDLVRRLRDEHGTTVLLTTHYLDEADALADRLVIVDGGVVVAEGTPSALKLRYGGSIDASLQDTFLAITGRTPEPAAPAPATVQPSELMRS, encoded by the coding sequence ATGCCCATCATCAGCACGGCCGGCCTGGCCCGGACCTTCCAGACCAAGAGCGGCCCCGTCGAGGCGGTCCGCGGCATCGATCTCACCGTCGCGCCGGGCGAGATCCTCGGCCTCCTCGGCCCGAACGGCGCGGGCAAGACGACCACCCTCCGGATGCTCACCACCCTGCTGGCCCCCACCGGCGGCGCCGCCACCGTCGCGGGCCACGACCTGGCCGGCGACCCGGCGGGCGTCCGCCGCGTCTGCGGGTACGTGGCGCAGTCCGGCGGGGTCGACCCGCAGGTCTCCGTCCGGGAGGAACTGGTCACGCAGGGCCGCCTCTACCGCCTGACGAAGCCACAGGCGGTAGAGCGCGCCGGCGAACTGGCCCTCGACCTCGGCCTGAGCGGCCTTCTCGACCGGAAGACGTCGGCGCTCTCCGGCGGTCAGCGCCGCCGCCTCGACCTCGCGCTCGGCCTCGTCCACCGCCCGGAGGTGCTGTTCCTCGACGAGCCGACCACCGGCCTGGACCCGGCGAGCCGCGCCGACCTCTGGGACCTCGTCCGCCGTCTCCGCGACGAGCACGGCACCACCGTCCTCCTCACCACCCACTACCTTGACGAGGCGGACGCGCTCGCCGACCGGCTGGTGATCGTCGACGGGGGTGTCGTGGTCGCGGAGGGCACACCGAGCGCGCTCAAGCTCCGGTACGGGGGGTCGATCGACGCGAGCCTCCAGGACACCTTCCTGGCGATCACCGGCCGCACCCCGGAGCCGGCGGCCCCCGCCCCCGCAACCGTCCAGCCGTCCGAACTCATGAGGTCGTGA
- a CDS encoding TetR/AcrR family transcriptional regulator: MAEGLRERKKRETRQRISDIATGLFLEHGFVTVTMVDVADAADVSVNTVYNYFPAKEDLFFDRSKGVVDRLSRWVRGRDPGESAAAAVLRELREEVEAVSPRVGLMEGYDRFMRVIHDAPALRSRLWSLQQEVHDHLADTLREETGAAPDDPMPQLMAGQIGWLHQTVMGTVGREMVAGRDPAEVSREVLALLDGMEDLLSEKVLNYAVRAAE, translated from the coding sequence ATGGCAGAGGGGCTCAGGGAGCGGAAGAAGCGCGAGACCAGGCAGCGCATCTCGGACATCGCCACGGGACTGTTCCTGGAGCACGGCTTCGTCACCGTGACGATGGTCGACGTCGCCGACGCCGCCGACGTGTCCGTGAACACCGTGTACAACTACTTCCCGGCCAAGGAAGACCTCTTCTTCGACCGCAGCAAGGGCGTCGTCGACCGGCTCTCGCGCTGGGTGCGCGGCCGGGACCCCGGTGAGTCGGCCGCCGCCGCCGTCCTGCGCGAGCTGCGCGAGGAGGTCGAGGCGGTCTCGCCGCGGGTCGGCCTGATGGAGGGGTACGACCGGTTCATGCGCGTCATCCACGACGCGCCGGCCCTGCGCTCCCGGCTGTGGAGCCTGCAGCAGGAGGTGCACGACCACCTGGCGGACACCCTGCGCGAGGAGACGGGCGCGGCCCCGGACGATCCGATGCCCCAGCTGATGGCGGGCCAGATCGGCTGGCTCCACCAGACCGTCATGGGTACCGTCGGGCGGGAGATGGTCGCCGGCCGTGATCCGGCCGAGGTCTCCCGCGAGGTGCTGGCGCTGCTGGACGGCATGGAGGACCTTTTGAGCGAGAAGGTCCTCAACTACGCCGTACGGGCGGCGGAATGA
- a CDS encoding 3-hydroxyacyl-CoA dehydrogenase family protein, whose protein sequence is MAGKLAVIGAGLMGSGIAQVAAQAGWDVVLRDVTDAALTRGTDGIKASYDKFVSKGKLDAGAAEEALGRITTTTDLDAVADVDIVVEAVFEQLDVKHEIFRTLDTLVKDETVLASNTSAIPITKIAAATGRPERVVGVHFFSPVPMMQLCELVRGHKTSDEALATARQFAESVGKTCIVVNRDVAGFVTTRLISALVVEAAKLYESGVATAEDIDLACKLGFGHAMGPLATADLTGVDILLHAASNIYTESQDEKFAPPELMRRMVDAGDIGRKSGQGFYTY, encoded by the coding sequence GTGGCAGGGAAGCTCGCCGTCATCGGGGCCGGACTCATGGGGTCCGGTATCGCCCAGGTCGCCGCACAGGCCGGCTGGGACGTCGTCCTGCGGGATGTCACCGACGCGGCGCTGACCCGGGGCACGGACGGCATCAAGGCCTCGTACGACAAGTTCGTGAGCAAGGGGAAGCTGGACGCGGGCGCGGCCGAAGAGGCACTGGGCCGCATCACCACGACCACCGACCTGGACGCGGTCGCCGACGTCGACATCGTCGTCGAGGCCGTGTTCGAGCAGCTGGACGTCAAGCACGAGATCTTCCGTACGCTCGACACGCTGGTGAAGGACGAGACCGTACTCGCCTCCAACACCTCCGCCATCCCGATCACCAAGATCGCGGCGGCCACCGGGCGCCCGGAGCGGGTCGTCGGCGTCCACTTCTTCTCGCCGGTGCCGATGATGCAGCTCTGCGAACTCGTCCGAGGTCACAAGACCAGCGACGAAGCGCTCGCCACCGCCCGGCAGTTCGCCGAGTCGGTCGGCAAGACCTGCATCGTCGTCAACCGCGACGTGGCCGGCTTCGTCACCACCCGGCTCATCTCGGCGCTCGTCGTCGAGGCGGCCAAGCTGTACGAGTCGGGCGTGGCGACCGCAGAGGACATCGACCTGGCCTGCAAGCTGGGCTTCGGACACGCCATGGGACCGCTCGCCACCGCCGACCTCACGGGTGTCGACATCCTGCTGCACGCGGCGAGCAACATCTACACCGAGTCCCAGGACGAGAAGTTCGCCCCGCCCGAGCTGATGCGCCGGATGGTTGACGCCGGTGACATCGGACGCAAGAGCGGGCAGGGCTTCTACACGTACTGA
- a CDS encoding STAS domain-containing protein — protein MHIRGDHAELVVGGRLDVRSAADARTVLHSAIDDGVGDLVLDLSELDSWDATGLGVIMGAHRRAGRCGRRLVLRGVKPQMQRLLVATRLHRILAIEGGIGVESLPRV, from the coding sequence ATGCACATCAGGGGCGACCACGCCGAGCTGGTCGTCGGGGGCCGCCTCGACGTCCGCAGCGCGGCGGACGCCCGTACGGTCCTGCACTCGGCCATCGACGACGGCGTCGGCGACCTGGTGCTCGACCTGTCAGAGCTGGACTCCTGGGACGCCACCGGACTCGGCGTCATCATGGGAGCCCACCGGCGGGCGGGGCGGTGCGGCCGGAGGCTTGTGCTGCGCGGCGTCAAGCCGCAGATGCAGCGCCTGCTGGTGGCCACCCGCCTCCACCGCATCCTGGCTATCGAGGGCGGTATCGGAGTCGAATCACTGCCCAGGGTCTGA